In a single window of the Amycolatopsis sp. cg5 genome:
- a CDS encoding HAMP domain-containing protein — protein sequence MAGALNDEGLQRLLEGLKAVRDGDFSTRLPQVDDLLMDEMAVVFNGMVDQLALFTSEVTRVAREVGTDGKLGGQASVPSVSGTWKDLTDSVNAMAGNLTGQVRDIAEVATAVAQGDLSQKITVDVKGEMLELKNTINTMVDQLSSFADEVTRVAREVGSEGRLGGQAEVPGVAGTWRDLTTSVNFMAGNLTDQVRSIAEVTTAVAKGDLSQKITVDARGEILELKNTINTMVDQLSSFADEVTRVAREVGTEGALGGQAQVPGVAGTWRDLTTSVNFMAGNLTAQVRSIAQVATAVAKGDLTQKITVDARGEILELKNTINTMVDQLSSFADEVTRVAREVGTEGRLGGQADVKGVSGTWKGLTESVNVMADNLTDQVRSIAQVTTAVALGDLSQKIRVDARGEILELKDTINTMVGQLSSFADEVTRVAREVGTEGRLGGQADVKGVSGTWKGLTESVNVMADKLTDQVRSIAQVATAVARGDLSQKITVEAKGEVAALAQTINTMVDTLSAFADEVTRVAREVGTEGILGGQARVPNVAGTWKNLTDNVNSMANNLTSQVRNIAQVTTAVAQGDLSRKIDVDARGEILELKTTINTMVDQLSAFAAEVTRVAREVGSEGRLGGQAEVEGVSGTWKRLTENVNELAGNLTRQVRAIAEVTSAVATGDLTRSISVEAQGEVAELKDNITAMVQSLRETTRANEEQDWLNTNLARISRLIQGHRDLRVVAALIMNELAPLVGAQHGTFFLTESGEIRTRLRLIASYGLSEDGDIPREFPLGQSLVGQAALTKKPIVVDQTPPGYVKISSSLGSAAPVNLIVLPTVFEDQVLGVIELASFTRFTVVQRDFLEQLMETIGVNVNTIIANARTDALLDESQRLAAELQARSEELQAQQAKLQRSNAELEEKAELLARQNRDIEVKNSEIEQARQEIEERAQQLALASKYKSEFLANMSHELRTPLTSLLILAGVLAQNSTQNLTTKQVEFAKVIQSAGTDLLQLINDILDLSKVEAGKMDIHHEPFPLRQLLDYVRTTFRPLTAEKGLDFQVRVGHGVPELLFTDEQRLRQVLRNLLSNAVKFTEQGSVELNVEMVDTVVSPSALEPLVAFSVTDTGIGIAEENLDSIFGAFQQADGTTSRKYGGTGLGLSISREVAYLLSGEIRAESQLGRGSTFTLYLPVSRFTAILDDTGPERAPAASPDGARRVLVVEGETNSLLTLLDRGVAADLSDTHGPVQVESVSAPAEAIDALAVHPFRCIVLDTSMPGTTALTFLKRLTEGAEPIAVPVLAHASRQLSSAQDRLLQAHVRVHPVELLSSLDALREHIMLHLSAAELDGILPLIRQPETTPEPAAPEHADAKPHRLRGRKVLLIDDDARNVFAISGMLELNGLSVVHAPNGRKGIEALLSDKNVDLILMDVMMPEMDGYATTAAIREMPRFADLPIIAVTAKAMEGDREKSLAAGASDYVTKPVDADELLACMERWLDT from the coding sequence ATGGCGGGGGCGCTCAACGACGAAGGCCTGCAACGGCTGCTCGAAGGCCTGAAAGCCGTTCGAGACGGCGACTTCAGCACCAGGCTGCCCCAGGTGGACGACCTGCTGATGGACGAGATGGCCGTGGTGTTCAACGGCATGGTCGATCAGCTCGCCTTGTTCACCTCGGAGGTCACCCGGGTCGCGCGCGAGGTCGGCACCGACGGAAAGCTCGGCGGCCAGGCCTCGGTGCCGTCGGTGTCCGGGACCTGGAAGGACCTCACCGACTCGGTCAACGCCATGGCGGGCAACCTGACCGGCCAGGTGCGCGACATCGCCGAAGTGGCGACGGCGGTCGCGCAGGGCGACCTTTCGCAGAAGATCACCGTCGACGTGAAGGGGGAGATGCTGGAGCTGAAGAACACGATCAACACGATGGTCGACCAGTTGTCGTCTTTCGCCGACGAGGTGACGCGCGTGGCGCGCGAGGTCGGCAGCGAAGGCAGGCTCGGCGGTCAGGCGGAAGTGCCGGGGGTGGCCGGCACCTGGCGTGATCTGACGACGTCGGTGAACTTCATGGCCGGAAATCTGACGGATCAGGTCCGTTCCATCGCCGAGGTGACGACCGCCGTGGCCAAAGGTGACCTTTCGCAGAAGATCACGGTCGACGCGCGTGGCGAGATTTTGGAGCTCAAGAACACGATCAACACGATGGTCGACCAGTTGTCGTCTTTCGCCGACGAAGTGACCAGGGTGGCACGCGAGGTCGGTACGGAAGGAGCACTCGGCGGGCAAGCCCAAGTGCCCGGAGTCGCCGGCACGTGGCGTGATCTGACGACGTCGGTGAATTTCATGGCCGGAAATCTGACGGCCCAGGTTCGCTCGATCGCACAGGTGGCCACCGCGGTCGCGAAAGGCGACCTGACCCAGAAGATCACGGTCGACGCGCGCGGTGAGATTTTGGAGCTCAAGAACACGATCAACACGATGGTCGACCAGTTGTCGTCTTTCGCCGACGAAGTGACGAGAGTGGCGCGGGAGGTCGGCACCGAAGGCAGGCTCGGTGGTCAGGCTGACGTCAAGGGTGTGTCGGGTACCTGGAAAGGCCTGACTGAGTCGGTGAACGTCATGGCCGACAATCTGACCGATCAAGTCCGGTCCATCGCCCAGGTGACGACCGCCGTCGCACTCGGGGACCTGTCGCAGAAGATCCGAGTCGACGCCCGTGGCGAGATTTTGGAGCTGAAAGACACGATCAACACGATGGTCGGCCAGCTCTCGTCTTTCGCCGACGAAGTGACGAGAGTGGCGCGCGAGGTCGGCACCGAAGGCCGACTCGGTGGTCAGGCCGATGTCAAAGGCGTGTCGGGTACGTGGAAGGGCTTGACCGAGTCGGTGAACGTCATGGCCGACAAACTGACCGACCAGGTCCGGTCGATCGCCCAGGTCGCCACGGCGGTCGCCCGCGGCGATCTGTCGCAAAAGATCACAGTGGAGGCCAAAGGCGAGGTCGCCGCGCTGGCCCAGACGATCAACACCATGGTCGACACGCTGTCGGCGTTCGCCGACGAAGTGACCAGGGTGGCGCGCGAGGTCGGCACCGAAGGCATCCTCGGCGGCCAGGCGCGGGTGCCGAACGTGGCGGGAACCTGGAAGAACCTCACCGACAATGTCAATTCCATGGCCAACAACCTGACCAGCCAGGTCCGCAACATCGCGCAGGTGACCACCGCGGTCGCGCAAGGCGACCTTTCGCGCAAGATCGATGTCGACGCGCGCGGCGAGATCCTCGAACTGAAGACCACGATCAACACCATGGTCGACCAGCTGTCCGCGTTCGCCGCGGAAGTGACACGCGTGGCGCGCGAGGTCGGCAGCGAAGGCCGCCTGGGCGGCCAGGCCGAGGTCGAAGGCGTGTCCGGCACCTGGAAACGGCTCACCGAAAACGTCAACGAACTCGCCGGAAACCTCACCAGGCAGGTCCGCGCGATCGCCGAAGTGACCAGCGCGGTGGCGACCGGCGACCTCACCCGCTCGATTTCCGTCGAAGCGCAGGGCGAGGTCGCCGAGCTCAAGGACAACATCACCGCGATGGTCCAGTCGCTGCGCGAGACCACCCGCGCCAACGAAGAGCAGGACTGGCTCAACACCAACCTCGCGCGCATCTCGCGGCTCATCCAAGGCCACCGCGACCTGCGCGTGGTCGCCGCGCTGATCATGAACGAACTCGCCCCGCTCGTCGGCGCCCAGCATGGCACCTTCTTTCTCACCGAATCCGGCGAAATCCGGACCAGGCTGCGCTTGATCGCCAGCTACGGCCTCAGCGAAGACGGCGACATCCCTCGCGAGTTCCCGCTCGGGCAGTCACTGGTCGGTCAGGCCGCGCTCACGAAGAAGCCGATCGTCGTCGACCAGACACCGCCCGGCTACGTCAAGATCTCGTCCAGCCTCGGCTCGGCGGCGCCGGTCAACCTCATCGTCCTGCCGACCGTGTTCGAAGACCAGGTGCTCGGCGTCATCGAGCTGGCGTCGTTCACCCGGTTCACCGTGGTGCAGCGCGACTTCCTCGAGCAGCTGATGGAGACGATCGGCGTCAACGTCAACACGATCATCGCCAACGCGCGCACCGACGCGCTGCTCGACGAGTCGCAGCGCCTCGCGGCCGAGCTGCAGGCCAGATCGGAGGAATTGCAGGCACAGCAAGCGAAACTCCAGCGATCCAACGCCGAGCTCGAGGAGAAGGCCGAGCTGCTGGCCAGGCAGAACCGTGACATCGAGGTCAAGAACTCCGAGATCGAGCAGGCCAGGCAGGAGATCGAGGAACGCGCCCAGCAACTGGCGCTCGCGTCCAAGTACAAGTCCGAGTTCCTGGCCAACATGTCCCACGAATTGCGCACCCCGCTCACCAGCCTGCTCATCCTCGCCGGTGTGCTGGCCCAAAATTCGACGCAGAACCTGACAACGAAACAGGTCGAGTTCGCCAAGGTCATCCAGTCGGCGGGCACGGACCTGCTGCAGCTGATCAACGACATCCTCGACCTGTCCAAGGTCGAGGCCGGCAAGATGGACATCCACCACGAGCCGTTCCCGCTGCGGCAGCTGCTCGACTACGTGCGCACGACTTTTCGTCCGCTCACCGCCGAAAAAGGCCTCGACTTCCAGGTGAGAGTCGGCCACGGCGTGCCCGAGCTGTTGTTCACCGACGAACAACGACTCCGGCAAGTGCTGCGCAACCTGCTGTCCAACGCGGTCAAGTTCACCGAACAGGGGAGTGTGGAACTCAACGTCGAAATGGTCGACACAGTCGTCTCGCCGTCCGCCCTCGAGCCTCTGGTCGCGTTCAGCGTCACCGACACCGGTATCGGCATCGCCGAGGAGAACCTCGACTCGATCTTCGGCGCCTTCCAGCAAGCCGACGGCACCACCAGCCGAAAATACGGCGGCACCGGTCTCGGCCTTTCGATCAGCAGGGAGGTCGCCTACCTCCTGAGTGGCGAAATCCGCGCCGAAAGCCAGCTCGGCCGCGGCAGTACGTTCACGCTTTACCTCCCTGTCTCCCGTTTCACCGCCATCCTCGACGACACCGGCCCGGAGCGAGCCCCCGCCGCGTCACCCGACGGCGCACGCCGGGTGCTCGTGGTCGAAGGCGAGACGAACAGCCTGCTCACCCTGCTCGACCGCGGCGTCGCCGCCGACCTCTCCGACACGCACGGCCCCGTCCAGGTCGAGTCCGTTTCCGCGCCCGCCGAGGCCATCGACGCGCTCGCGGTGCACCCGTTCCGGTGCATCGTGCTCGACACCAGCATGCCGGGCACCACCGCGCTCACCTTTCTCAAGCGCCTGACCGAAGGCGCCGAGCCGATCGCCGTGCCCGTGCTGGCACACGCCAGCCGTCAGCTCAGCTCCGCACAGGACCGGCTGCTGCAGGCCCACGTGCGTGTTCACCCAGTCGAGCTGCTGTCGTCACTGGACGCCTTGCGTGAGCACATCATGCTGCACCTCTCCGCCGCGGAGCTGGACGGAATCTTGCCGCTCATACGGCAACCGGAAACCACTCCGGAGCCAGCGGCCCCGGAGCATGCCGATGCGAAGCCCCACCGGCTGCGGGGTCGCAAAGTCCTGCTCATCGACGACGACGCGCGCAATGTCTTCGCCATCTCCGGAATGCTGGAGCTGAACGGTCTGTCGGTCGTGCACGCGCCGAACGGTCGTAAAGGTATTGAAGCACTGCTGTCCGACAAAAACGTCGACCTGATCCTGATGGACGTGATGATGCCGGAAATGGACGGCTACGCGACCACGGCCGCGATCCGCGAGATGCCCCGCTTCGCGGACCTGCCGATCATCGCCGTCACCGCCAAAGCGATGGAAGGCGACCGGGAGAAGAGCCTCGCCGCCGGCGCGAGCGACTACGTGACCAAACCCGTCGACGCGGACGAGCTGCTGGCCTGCATGGAGCGCTGGCTAGATACTTGA
- a CDS encoding thioredoxin family protein, with protein sequence MATIDLTAATFDEVVENHDFVVIDFWAGWCMPCRQFSPTYEKVSENHDDILFTAVDTEAEQQLAAAFEVRSIPTLAIIREKVLVYAQPGALSEAGLEELLKTARELDMAKVHAEATPNA encoded by the coding sequence ATGGCCACCATCGACCTGACCGCCGCGACCTTCGACGAAGTCGTCGAGAACCACGACTTCGTCGTGATCGATTTCTGGGCAGGCTGGTGCATGCCTTGCCGCCAGTTCTCACCGACGTACGAAAAAGTGTCGGAAAATCACGACGACATCCTGTTCACCGCGGTCGACACCGAGGCCGAGCAGCAGCTCGCGGCCGCCTTCGAGGTCCGCTCGATCCCGACGCTGGCGATCATCAGGGAAAAAGTGCTTGTCTACGCGCAGCCGGGCGCGCTCAGCGAAGCCGGGCTCGAAGAGCTGCTGAAGACCGCACGTGAACTCGACATGGCCAAGGTGCACGCGGAAGCGACCCCGAACGCCTGA
- the pruA gene encoding L-glutamate gamma-semialdehyde dehydrogenase gives MDAVTQTPAPKNEPVLNYAPGSAERAELEGALKQLGGAEPIDLTLTIGGKQRVGGGDKIDVVQPHNHGHVLGTIHGATAQDTTDAIAAANAAAPEWRALSFDDRAAIILRAADLLSGPWRAKLNAATMLGQSKTAIQAEIDSACELADFWRFNVEFGRRILAEQPASSPGLWNRMEQRPLEGFVYAITPFNFTAIAGNLPTAPALMGNVVLWKPSPTQSFAAHLTMRLLEEAGMPPGVINLLPGHGAPVSEVALTHRDLAGIHFTGSTATFQHLWSTVGANIAGYRSYPRLVGETGGKDFVLAHPSADIDVLRTALVRGAFEYQGQKCSAASRAYVPRSLWAQLKDGLVAETEALKIGDVTDFSNFAGAVIDKRAFDKHSAVLQSAAADPKIEVLVGGTADDSVGYFVKPTILVSDDPTHEIFSTEYFGPILSLHVYEDADYDKVLKLIDETASYALTGAVIANDRAAAAKATESLRFAAGNFYINDKPTGAVVGQQPFGGARASGTNDKAGSILNLLRWTSPRSIKETFVPPTSVRYPHQG, from the coding sequence TGACGCTGACCATCGGCGGAAAGCAGCGTGTCGGCGGCGGCGACAAGATCGACGTCGTCCAGCCGCACAACCACGGCCACGTGCTCGGCACCATCCACGGCGCCACCGCGCAGGACACCACCGACGCGATCGCCGCCGCCAACGCCGCGGCCCCCGAGTGGCGCGCGCTCAGCTTCGACGACCGCGCCGCGATCATCCTGCGCGCGGCCGACCTGCTGTCCGGCCCGTGGCGCGCCAAGCTCAACGCCGCCACCATGCTCGGCCAGTCGAAGACCGCCATCCAGGCCGAGATCGACTCCGCCTGCGAGCTGGCCGACTTCTGGCGCTTCAACGTCGAGTTCGGCCGCCGCATCCTCGCCGAGCAGCCCGCCAGCTCGCCGGGCCTGTGGAACCGCATGGAGCAGCGCCCGCTCGAGGGCTTCGTCTACGCGATCACCCCGTTCAACTTCACCGCCATCGCAGGCAACCTGCCGACCGCGCCCGCGCTGATGGGCAACGTCGTGCTGTGGAAGCCGTCGCCGACGCAGAGCTTCGCCGCGCACCTGACCATGCGCCTGCTCGAAGAGGCAGGCATGCCGCCGGGCGTCATCAACCTGCTGCCCGGCCACGGCGCGCCCGTGTCCGAGGTCGCGCTGACCCACCGCGACCTGGCCGGCATCCACTTCACCGGCTCGACCGCGACCTTCCAGCACCTGTGGAGCACCGTCGGCGCGAACATCGCCGGCTACCGCAGCTACCCGCGCCTGGTCGGCGAGACCGGCGGCAAGGACTTCGTGCTCGCGCACCCGTCCGCCGACATCGACGTCCTGCGCACCGCGCTCGTCCGCGGCGCCTTCGAGTACCAGGGCCAGAAGTGCTCCGCCGCTTCGCGTGCCTACGTCCCGCGCTCGCTGTGGGCGCAGCTCAAGGACGGCCTGGTCGCCGAGACCGAGGCGCTGAAGATCGGTGACGTCACCGACTTCTCCAACTTCGCCGGCGCCGTCATCGACAAGCGCGCGTTCGACAAGCACTCGGCCGTGCTGCAGTCGGCCGCCGCCGACCCGAAGATCGAGGTCCTCGTCGGCGGCACCGCGGACGACTCGGTCGGCTACTTCGTCAAGCCGACCATCCTCGTCTCGGACGACCCGACGCACGAGATCTTCAGCACCGAGTACTTCGGCCCGATCCTGTCGCTGCACGTCTACGAGGACGCCGACTACGACAAGGTCCTCAAGCTGATCGACGAGACCGCCAGCTACGCGCTGACCGGCGCCGTCATCGCCAACGACCGCGCCGCCGCGGCCAAGGCGACCGAGTCGCTGCGCTTCGCCGCCGGCAACTTCTACATCAACGACAAGCCGACCGGCGCCGTCGTCGGGCAGCAGCCCTTCGGTGGCGCGCGGGCGTCGGGCACCAACGACAAGGCCGGTTCGATCCTGAACCTGCTGCGCTGGACCAGCCCGCGCTCGATCAAGGAGACCTTCGTCCCGCCGACCAGCGTCCGCTACCCCCACCAGGGCTGA
- a CDS encoding PAS domain S-box protein, translated as MTDEFRLLAQGVVEYAIFMVDVDGCVTGWNPGAERITGYRADEIIGEHISRFYPPDAVAEGRPEADLAMASADGRHVVEGWRVRRGGERFWAHVVTTPLRDEDGGLLGFGKVVRDLSAQADADGHADRRRTFAHLVRAQETERRRIAWDVHDDSIQAMIAASMRLQVLIGRQPEAARQELLELDASIQAAVRRLRVLVAHLRPPTLDGGDLVASLRGYLEEVVTGWGLAYTLRHELTAEPSPEVVVNVFRIAQEALVNVHKHARAGSVEVTLTEQRNGLLVRISDDGIGIAAAVRAVRGEHIGMIAMRERAEALRGWLNVEGRSGEGTTVEFWVPGSAWEND; from the coding sequence ATGACTGACGAGTTCCGGCTGCTCGCGCAGGGCGTCGTCGAGTACGCGATCTTCATGGTCGACGTCGACGGGTGCGTCACCGGCTGGAATCCCGGCGCCGAGCGGATCACCGGCTACCGCGCCGACGAGATCATCGGCGAGCACATCTCCCGTTTCTACCCGCCGGACGCGGTGGCCGAGGGACGCCCCGAGGCCGACCTCGCCATGGCTTCGGCCGACGGCCGCCACGTCGTCGAAGGCTGGCGGGTGCGGCGCGGCGGCGAACGGTTCTGGGCGCACGTCGTCACCACGCCACTGCGTGACGAGGACGGCGGGCTGCTCGGGTTCGGCAAGGTCGTGCGCGATCTGAGCGCGCAGGCGGACGCCGACGGGCACGCCGATCGGCGGCGGACGTTCGCGCACCTCGTGCGCGCGCAGGAGACCGAGCGGCGGCGGATCGCCTGGGACGTGCACGACGATTCGATCCAGGCGATGATCGCGGCCAGCATGCGGCTGCAGGTGCTCATCGGGCGGCAGCCGGAGGCCGCCAGGCAGGAGCTGCTCGAACTCGACGCTTCGATCCAGGCCGCCGTGCGGCGGCTGCGTGTGCTCGTCGCCCACCTGCGGCCGCCGACGCTCGACGGCGGTGATTTGGTCGCCTCACTGCGCGGTTATCTGGAAGAGGTCGTGACCGGCTGGGGATTGGCTTACACCCTGCGGCACGAACTCACCGCGGAACCGTCACCGGAAGTGGTGGTGAACGTGTTCCGGATAGCGCAGGAGGCATTGGTGAACGTGCACAAGCACGCGCGCGCCGGCAGCGTCGAGGTGACGCTCACCGAACAGCGGAATGGTCTGCTGGTGCGGATATCCGATGATGGGATCGGCATCGCGGCCGCGGTACGCGCCGTGCGTGGCGAGCATATCGGCATGATCGCGATGCGCGAACGGGCCGAAGCCTTGCGAGGCTGGCTGAATGTCGAGGGCCGATCAGGTGAAGGCACCACCGTGGAATTCTGGGTTCCCGGCTCGGCGTGGGAAAACGACTGA
- a CDS encoding response regulator transcription factor — translation MATADDRADAVRVLLVEDHDMVAEALRLALAAFPEIELVERANSLETGVAAADRLRPQVVLLDRRLPDGDAIEAIGRFAPARVLVLTGDANPKITARLLDAGGAGLVLKSGMIEDLAAAIGAVAAGGIVIDRELLPSGLTAREREVLSLIAAGAGTERIAGELSLARTAVRDHIDRILAKTGARSRLEAVAYARRTGLID, via the coding sequence ATGGCGACAGCAGACGACCGAGCGGACGCCGTCCGCGTGCTCTTGGTCGAAGATCACGACATGGTCGCCGAGGCGCTGCGCCTGGCGCTGGCGGCGTTCCCCGAGATCGAGCTGGTCGAGCGGGCGAACTCGCTGGAAACCGGTGTCGCCGCGGCTGATCGGCTGAGACCACAGGTCGTGCTGCTCGACCGCAGACTCCCGGACGGCGACGCGATCGAGGCCATCGGGCGGTTCGCGCCCGCGCGGGTGCTGGTGCTCACCGGCGACGCGAACCCCAAGATCACGGCCAGGCTCCTCGACGCCGGCGGCGCGGGCCTGGTGCTGAAATCCGGCATGATCGAAGATCTCGCCGCCGCGATCGGGGCGGTGGCGGCGGGCGGGATCGTCATCGACCGCGAGCTGCTTCCTTCCGGCCTGACCGCCAGGGAACGTGAAGTCCTGTCGCTCATCGCGGCTGGCGCGGGCACCGAGCGCATCGCCGGCGAGCTGAGCCTGGCCAGGACCGCCGTCCGGGACCACATCGACCGGATTCTGGCCAAAACCGGTGCGCGTTCGCGGCTGGAAGCCGTCGCCTACGCGCGGCGGACCGGGCTGATCGACTAG
- a CDS encoding response regulator transcription factor — protein sequence MSPLGLAAGENGTPRRLRVLVADDNPIIGAALQVLLETEPDIDVVGIAADVDEAIVLAERLCPAIAILDVRIPGGGGVRMARELPRRVPGIRLMAFSAHGDTRSIAQMASAGVTEYLVKGIANTEIIAAVRRLSGPSSI from the coding sequence ATGTCCCCGCTGGGGCTGGCGGCAGGCGAGAACGGGACGCCGCGGCGTTTGCGGGTGCTGGTCGCCGACGACAATCCGATCATCGGCGCGGCGCTGCAGGTGCTGCTGGAGACCGAACCGGACATCGACGTGGTCGGGATCGCGGCCGACGTCGACGAGGCGATCGTGCTGGCCGAGCGGTTGTGCCCGGCGATCGCGATCCTGGATGTGCGGATCCCTGGCGGTGGCGGCGTGCGGATGGCCCGTGAGCTGCCACGGCGGGTGCCGGGGATCCGGCTGATGGCGTTCTCGGCGCACGGGGACACGCGGTCGATCGCGCAGATGGCGTCGGCCGGGGTCACCGAATATCTGGTCAAGGGGATCGCGAACACGGAGATCATCGCCGCTGTCCGACGGCTCAGCGGGCCGTCAAGTATCTAG
- a CDS encoding proline dehydrogenase family protein, with amino-acid sequence MLRAPLLAAARSRRMRSLVETVPATRSVVRRFVAGSDTADAVGVVRELTEDGLRITLDHLGEDTTDAAQATTTVRAYEEMLAALAADGLAKGADVSVKLSAVGQFLPVDGEKIALENARRICEAAAAVGATVTLDMEDHTTTDSTLGILRELRVDFPWVGAVLQAYLRRTEQDCRELSGEGSRVRLCKGAYAEPETVAFQDKAEVDRSYVRCLKVLMAGKGYPMVASHDPRMIAIAEKLAMEAGRAPSDHEFQMLYGIRPEEQRRIAADGETMRVYVPYGDEWYGYFMRRLAERPANLTFFLRGLATRG; translated from the coding sequence ATGCTGCGTGCACCGTTGCTCGCCGCCGCCAGGTCGCGGCGCATGCGTTCGCTGGTCGAGACCGTGCCCGCCACCCGCTCGGTGGTGCGCCGGTTCGTCGCCGGATCGGACACGGCCGACGCCGTGGGCGTCGTCCGCGAACTGACCGAAGACGGCCTGCGGATCACCCTCGACCACCTCGGCGAGGACACCACCGACGCGGCGCAGGCCACCACGACCGTTCGCGCCTACGAGGAGATGCTCGCCGCGCTCGCCGCGGACGGGCTCGCCAAGGGCGCGGACGTCTCGGTCAAGCTCTCGGCCGTCGGCCAGTTCCTGCCGGTGGACGGCGAGAAGATCGCGCTGGAGAACGCGCGGCGGATCTGCGAGGCCGCTGCCGCCGTCGGCGCGACGGTCACGCTGGACATGGAAGACCACACGACCACGGACTCGACGCTCGGCATCCTGCGCGAGCTGCGCGTCGACTTCCCGTGGGTGGGCGCCGTGCTGCAGGCCTACCTGCGCCGCACCGAGCAGGACTGCCGCGAGCTGTCCGGCGAAGGTTCGCGGGTGCGGCTGTGCAAGGGCGCGTACGCCGAACCCGAGACCGTCGCTTTTCAGGACAAAGCCGAGGTCGACCGGTCCTACGTGCGCTGCCTCAAGGTCCTGATGGCCGGCAAGGGTTACCCGATGGTCGCCTCACACGACCCTCGCATGATCGCCATCGCCGAAAAACTGGCGATGGAGGCCGGGCGCGCGCCGTCCGACCACGAGTTCCAGATGCTCTACGGCATCCGGCCGGAGGAACAACGCCGGATCGCGGCCGACGGCGAGACCATGCGCGTCTACGTGCCGTACGGCGACGAGTGGTACGGCTACTTCATGCGCCGTCTCGCCGAACGTCCCGCGAACCTGACGTTCTTCCTGCGGGGCCTCGCTACCCGCGGGTGA
- a CDS encoding tol-pal system YbgF family protein, which translates to MPEAGNSRRSAVWPVAGRGRIGRNEVRKVENETKTFRALDYRYGGGWCSEAVAAQLSWGYRMLEADCSDTVRERLCVALADLTSVAGWTSFDAGQSDAAHARFDRALRLAKAGGDEVLASNILYRKGRVFLHHGAPIDALEMFRLGERAAEHGGSMLMLSVLCANEAWAYAKLGDRDLALASLGRATDAFERSEDAVAPVWARFFGETDLTAMAGTVHTELAVALDSSYASAAITELTKVIKSYGCNMARSKSFCLVMLATSHLLEGDVDQAAAVADDALAEALTLKSSRFMDRLTPLKKAADHRGDNADARALAERITAFRSVAA; encoded by the coding sequence ATGCCCGAGGCCGGTAATTCCCGTCGCAGTGCCGTCTGGCCGGTGGCCGGGCGTGGGCGCATCGGACGCAACGAGGTCCGCAAAGTCGAGAACGAGACCAAGACGTTCCGCGCGCTGGACTACCGGTACGGCGGCGGCTGGTGCTCGGAAGCCGTGGCGGCCCAGCTCTCCTGGGGGTATCGCATGCTGGAGGCCGATTGCAGCGACACGGTGCGCGAACGGCTGTGCGTCGCGCTCGCCGATCTCACCAGCGTCGCGGGCTGGACGTCGTTCGACGCCGGCCAGTCCGACGCCGCGCACGCCAGGTTCGACCGCGCGCTGCGGCTCGCCAAGGCGGGTGGTGACGAGGTGCTGGCGTCGAACATCCTGTACCGCAAGGGCCGGGTCTTCCTGCATCACGGCGCCCCGATCGACGCGCTGGAGATGTTCCGGCTCGGTGAGCGGGCCGCCGAGCACGGCGGCTCGATGCTGATGCTGAGCGTGCTGTGCGCGAACGAGGCGTGGGCGTACGCCAAGCTGGGCGACCGTGATCTCGCGCTGGCCTCGCTCGGCAGGGCCACCGACGCGTTCGAACGGTCCGAGGACGCCGTCGCGCCGGTGTGGGCGCGGTTCTTCGGCGAAACCGACCTCACCGCGATGGCGGGCACCGTGCACACCGAACTCGCCGTGGCGCTGGATTCGTCGTACGCGTCGGCGGCGATCACCGAGCTGACCAAGGTGATCAAGAGCTACGGCTGCAACATGGCGCGCAGCAAGTCGTTCTGTTTGGTCATGCTGGCGACAAGTCATCTGCTCGAAGGCGACGTCGACCAAGCTGCGGCGGTGGCCGACGACGCGCTGGCCGAGGCTCTGACTCTTAAGTCTTCGCGGTTCATGGATCGCCTTACGCCGCTTAAGAAAGCCGCGGATCACCGTGGCGACAACGCGGATGCTCGTGCGCTGGCTGAGCGCATCACGGCGTTCCGTTCGGTAGCCGCCTGA